One Sphingomonas kaistensis genomic window, CGCGGTGGAGCTCGCCCCGCGGCTCAAGATCGCGCCCTTCATCTGCGATCTCGTCTCGACCGGCGCGACGCTCGAAGCCAACGGTTTGCGCGCGGTTGCCGACGTATTCGACAGCGAAGCGGTGCTGATCCGCACCACACGTCCCGTGCCGCCGGCTCGCGTGGAACTCGGCAGCGCCTTGCTCAGCCGGATTCAGGGGGTGCTCCAGACCAAGGACGCCAAATACATCCTCCTCAATGCCGCCTCGGAATCGCTCCCGGCGATCACCCGTATCCTGCCGGGCGCCGATGCTCCGACCATCATCCCCCTGCACGGTCGTCCGGGCCATTTCGCGGTGCACGCCGTGGCGCGGGAATCGGTGTTCTGGGAAACGCTCGAGCAATTGAAGGGCGCGGGCGCATCGGCGATCCTGGTCCTTCCCATCGAAAAGATGATGCTGTGACCCCGCTCAGCTGGTCCGATCTCGACGTCGAAGCGCGCGCGGCGGCGCTGGCTCGGCCGCCGGCGCGGCGCTCCCCTGAACTCGTCGCCGGTGTGACTGCGATCCTCGAAGAGGTGCGGAGCGGCGGGTGGAACGCGCTGTGCCGCATCGCGGAACGCATCGACGGACGCGCGCCCGAGGCAGTGGCGATTGCTCCCCTAGCCACTGCCGCCCGCGCCAGCCTACCTGCCGACGCGGTAGCCGCGATGGAACTTGCCGCCGACAACATCCGCCGCTTCCACGACGCGAGCCGACCCGCCGATACCAGGGTCGAAACCATGCCCGGCCTGGTCGTCGAAAAGGTCTGGCGTCCGCTCGACCGGGTCGGGCTTTACGTTCCGGGTGGAGCGACGCCCTTATTCTCGACCTTGCTGATGCTCGCTCTCCCCGCACGCGCTGCTGGTGTACGCGAGATCGTGGTCGTCACCCCGCCGAGCCCCGGTGGCCTTGACCCGGCAATCGCGCTTGCGGCCGAATTGTGCGGGATCGACAGCATCTGGACCGTGGGCGGGGCGCAGGCGATCGCCGCGCTGGCATTCGGAGCCGGCGACATTCCGCCTTGCCCCAAGATTTGCGGCCCCGGCAACGCGTGGGTCGCCGAAGCGAAGACGCAGGCCAGCGCCCTCCCTGGTGGCCCGGCGATCGACATGCCGGCGGGTCCGTCCGAACTGATGGTGATCGCCGATCGCAATGCGTCGCCGGTGATGGTCGCCGCCGATCTCCTCAGCCAGGCCGAACATGACGCGTCGGCGCAGGTGCTTCTGGTCAGCGATACGACCGAAATTGCCTCTGCAGCCCTAGCTGAGGTCGAACGGCAGGTTGCCGAGCTCCCGCGCGCCGACCTTGCGCGTCGCTCGCTCGATCATGGCCGCGCCATTGTCGTCCGCGATCTCGCCGAGGCCGCGTCGGTCGCCAATATCTATGCGCCCGAACACCTCTGCCTTGCCGTAGACGACCCCGAACCATTGATCGCGGCTATCAACAATGCCGGCGCGATTTTCGCGGGGCACGCCGCGGCGGAGAGCTTCGGCGATTATCTGGCGGGATCGAGCCACGTTCTCCCCACCGATGGCGCTGCGCGGGCATGGAGTGGAATCACGGTGCACAGCTTCATGAAGGCGATCAGCATCCAGCGCGTGTCCGAGTCCGCTGGCCAGGCCCTTGCTGCCCCCGCCGCAGCGCTGGCCCGTCTCGAATCTCTCGAGGCGCACGCCCGCGCCGCCGAAGCGAGGGCCGCCGCATGAGCCTCGCCCGCCGCCTCGCCCGGCCCGCGATCCTCGCGCTCGAACCCTTCGATCTCGGCAATCGCGAGGTCAGCCCCGACGCGATCCTGCTCGACGCCAACGAAAGCCCCTTTGGTCCGCTGTCTGGCGGCAATCTCGCCGCGGGTGTCAATCGCTACCCCGAGCCACAGCCGCAACGCCTGCGTGCCGTCATGGCGGCACTCTACGGGGTCGTCTCTACGCAATTCCTGGTGACACGAGGCGGAGACGACGCAATCGATCTCCTCTGCCGCACCTTCCTGCGCGGGTCCGAGGACGCGGTGGCGGTGACCAGCCCGAGCTTCACCGCCTACGCCCATTTCGCGCGGGTGCAGGGCGCGGGCGTGATCGACATCCCTTTGACCGAGACGTTCGATCTCGATCCGGATGCCGTTATAGCTGGCGTGAAAGGCGAGCCGCGGACGAAGCTGCTGTTCCTCTGCACGCCCAACAATCCTACCGGCAATGCGGTCGATCCGGCTGACATCCTGCGCATTGCCGACGCGCTGCCCGACGTCATGATCCTCGCCGACGAAGCCTATATCGAGTTCAGCGACACGCCGAGCCTCGCTGGCGAAGCTGTGGTCCGCTTGAACCTTCTCGTCTTGAAGACCTTGTCCAAAGCCTTCGCGCTCGCCGGAGCTCGCGTCGGTGGGCTTATCGGTCCGGCGGAAACGCTGGAGATTGTCGCCAGAGTATTGCCGCCTTATCCGCTGCCGACCCCGTCGATCGCCGCCGCGCTCGACGCGCTTCAGCCGGCGCGCCGGGCCGTGCACCGCGAGCGGATCGCCCAGCTGCTCGCCGAACGCGAGCGAATGGCGCCGTTGCTCGCCGCTTCCCCCTACGTCCGCAAGGTCTATCCGAGCGCCGGCAATTTCCTGTTCCTTGAAACGATCGACACCGAGCAGCTGGCGGCACGGCTAAGCGCCGACGGCATTCGGGTCCGCTACCGGCCAAAGGCCGCACCGGGCGGGATCCGGCTGACCATCGGGACACGGGCCGAAAACGACGCCGCGCTTGCTGCGTTCGGAGCCACGGTCGAACGCAAGGCGCCGCGCCGCGCGGAAATTGCCCGCGACACCAAGGAAACCCGAATTGCGCTCGCCATCGATCTCGATCGCGCCGAGCCGCGACAAATCGCGACGGGCATTCCTTATTATGACCACATGCTCGACCAGGTCGCGGCGCACGGTGGTTTCAGCCTGATCCTGAGCTGTGACGGCGATCTGGATATCGATCCACACCACAGCATCGAGGACGTGGCGATCGCGCTCGGACAGGGACTCAAGGCGGCTCTCGGCGACAAACGCGGGATCGGACGCTTCGGCTTCGCGCTGCCGATGGACGAGACCGAGGCGCAGGTGCTGATCGATCTTAGCGGCCGCCCCTACTGCCGCTTCGAAGGCGACTTCGTCGCATCGCATATCGGCGACTATCCGACCGAGATGACGCAGCACGTTTTTCGCAGCCTCGCCGACAGCCTTGATGCCGCAATCCACGTCAAGGTGGCGGGCGAGAACGATCACCACAAGGTCGAGGCCTGCTTCAAGGCGTTTGGCAGGACGCTTCGCCAAGCGCTTGCGATCGAAGGCAAAGGTGACTCGCTTCCCAGCACTAAGGGCATGCTGTGAACGTCGTCACGCTCGTCGACCTCGGCTACGGCAACCTCGGCTCGATCGAGACCGCGCTTCGCCGGCTCGGGACCGAGGTGCGTCGCACCAGCGAAGCGGCAGGGATCACCGGTGCGGAGCGTCTGCTCCTGCCGGGGGTCGGCGCAGCAGGCTTTGCGATGCAACGGATCGCCTCGCTCGGTCTTGCCGAGGCCTTGCGCGGCTTCGCCGGGCCAGCGCTCGGGATATGTCTTGGCATGCACCTTCTGTTCGAGCGGAGTGAGGAAGGTGACGTCGCCCTGCTCGGACTGCTGCCCGGCGACGTCCGGAAAATGACACCGTCGGCGACCGTCACCATCCCGCACATGGGCTGGAGCAAGATTGAGACCGACTCGGCTGAGATCGGCCTGACTTCCGGAGATTATGTCTATTTCGCCCACAGCTACGCGGCTCCCGATGGCCCTTCTACCATCGCCCGCGCGCATCACGGCATTCCGGTCCCGGCGGTGGTTCGCTCGGACAATTGGACCGGCGCGCAATTTCATCCCGAACGCTCTGGCCCCGTGGGTGCGCGCTTCCTTGAGGCTTGGCTGACAGCATGATCCTGTATCCCGCCATGGACCTGATTGGCGGCCGCATCGTGCGGCTGCGCCAGGGTCGGTTCGACGAGGTTACCTTCTACGACCCGCTGCCAGCCGACGCGCTGCGCTCGTTTGCCGATGACGGCGCCCAATGGGCCCATATCGTCGACCTCGATGGGGCGAAGGCGGGTATGCCCGTTCAGCATGATCTGCTGAAAGCGCTCGCCGCTGCGACTCCCCTTCGCCTGCAAGTGGCCGGCGGAGTGCGTACCGCCGACCACGTCGCCGCGTTGCTCGATGCTGGCGCCTCGCGGGTGGTGATCGGAAGCCTTGCCGTGCGCGATCCTGCCGCGACCATCGCCCTGCTTGATCGCTTCGGGCCGGAGCGCATCACGCTCAGCCTCGACGTCCGGGTCGACAGCGAGCCGATGGTCGCGACTCATGGCTGGCAGGAAGATAGCGGCCTTTCGCTGTGGGATGTCGCTGCCCGATACCCCACTGCCCGCCACCTGCTGCTGACGGATATCGGACGCGACGGGATGCTCGAAGGGCCTAATCACGCGCTTCTTGCACAAGCGGTGGAGCGCCTGCCCCATCTGGACATCCAGGCCAGCGGCGGGGTGACGTCCCTGGATGACCTCAGAGGGCTGACCACCGCGGGAGCGATTCTCGGCCGCGCCATGTGGGAAGGTCACCTGCCTCTCGCGGAGGCGCTTCGTGCCCGCCGCTAGGATCATTCCCTGTCTGGACGTCGCGAATGGCCGCGTCACCAAGGGCGTGCGCTTTCGCGACCATCGCGACATCGGCGACATCGTCGAGCATGCCCTGCGTTATTCGGCGGAAGGCGCGGACGAGCTCGTCTTCTACGAGATCAAGGCCAGCGCCGAGGGACGCAGCGTCGACCTTGGCTGGGTTCGCGATATCGCCAATGTGATCGACATTCCGTTCTGCGTCGCGGGTGGCATTCGCGACCGGGACACCGCCGCCGCGGTGCTCGATGCCGGTGCCGACAAGGTTTCGATCAACTCTCCAGCGCTGGAAACGCCTTCGCTGATCACCGATCTCGCCAGGGACTTTGGCAGCCAATGCATCGTCGTCGGGATCGACAGCCTCAAGGACGCGCACGGCGACTACCGGGTAAAGCAATATACCGGCGATGCGGCGGCGACGCGCGACAGCGGGCGGCTGACCGTCGAGTGGGCGCAGGAGGCGGCGGAACGAGGTGCTGGCGAGATAGTGCTCAATGCCATGGCCGAGGATGGCGTGCGCGCGGGCTACGACCTGCCTCATGCCCGCGCGGTCATGAACGTGGTCAGCGTGCCCCTGATCGTCAGCGGCGGCGCCGGCGCGCCCGAGCATTTCCGCGATGCCTTCCGCGCCGGTGCGAGCGGCGCGTTGGCGGCGACGGTGTTTCACGATCGGCTGATCGAGATCGGCGGGCTCAAGAATTGGCTTGCTGGAGAAGGTGTAGAGGTGCGGCGATGAGCGACGAGCGATCCTTGGACTTGGACGCCCTTGCCTGGGAGAAGATGGACGGCCTCCTCCCCGCCGTCGTTCAGGATGCCGCGACCGATCAGCTGCTGATGCTGGGCTATATGAACCGCGAGGCGCTCGGCGCCACGATGTCCGACGGGCTCGTCACCTTTTACAGCCGGTCGAAGCAGCGACTTTGGCGCAAGGGTGAGAGCAGCGGCAATGTTCTGCGCCTGGTGTCCATCGCTGCGGACTGCGACCGCGACGCCCTGCTGATCCGGGCCAACCCGGCGGGTCCGACCTGCCATCGTGGCACCGACAGCTGTTTCGGAGAGGCGGGCCTTGGCGCGGGCTGGCTCGGAAAACTGGAAAGGATCGTGGCGGAGCGCGCGTCGGCCGACCCCGCCCAAAGCTATACCGCGAGCCTGCTGGCGGAAGGCCCCGCCAAAGCGGCGCAAAAGGTCGGTGAAGAAGGGGTCGAAGTAGCCCTGGCCGCCGTCAGTCGAGACACCGCAGGCCTCGCCGACGAGGCGGCAGATCTGCTGTTCCATTTGCTTGTCGTGCTTCGTTCGCGCGGGCTCGACCTCGCATCAGTGATCGCGGTTCTTCAAGCACGTCATCTAAGTCGATGAGAACGGGGCAAGAACAAATCCATTGACAGTTTGCGAACGAAGGGAGAACATTGGCGCATAAGCACGGTTTTCCGCTTCATCTCGGAACGAAATGAATCGGTCTCCGTTGCGCTACTCAAGAACAAGGGAAGAACGTGCCATGCTGGTTCTCGCCGTCCTCGCTTTCACTGCCATTCTGGGCCTCGGCCTGCTGACGATCGGCGAAACGCTCGCCAGCAATCTGAACAAGATTTCCGCCGCGCTGAGCGGTCATTCGCTGCGTTCCGAGCCGGTGCTGGTCACCCGTCCGGTGACCGTGCGCGTGACGACCCGCCGGGTCAGCCAGCCGGTGTCGGCACGGCCTCCGCTGCGCGTCGCCGCTTGACCCGTCCGTAGCTCAAAAGGCTGAACGGAACGCTGGCGAGATAGGCGAAGGACACCGCGAGCAGTGTAATCCACGGCTCGTTGATCAACGCCGCCGCCAGCAGCGCCACCCCCGCCAGGCCGACGATGCGCCAACTGCGGCGGATGCGGATCGAGGTCCAGCTGAAGGTCGGGATCGCCGAAATCATCAGCACCGCAATGAACAACGTCCACGGCATCACCAGTTGCCAGTCGCGGAACAGGTCGTTTCCAGTGATCAGCCACAGATAGACCGGCGCAAAGGCGAGGCCCGCCCCCACCGGCGCCGGAACTCCGGTATTGAACCCGGCAGACTTGTGCGGCTGAACGTCGGCGTCGATCCGCGCATTGAAACGGGCCAGACGAAGCGCACAACTGACCGCCAGCGCCAGGGCGACGGTCCACCCGAACTTTGGTGCGCTATCGAGCGAGAATTGAAACAGGATCAGCGCCGGCGCGGTGCCGAAGCCGATATTGTCGCACAGCGAATCGAGCTCGGCGCCGAACTTGCTGTTGGCTTTCAGCATCCTCGCGATATTGCCGTCGAGGCCGTCGAGAACGCCCGCGACGACGATCGCTATCATCGCCTTTTCCCAATCCTCGTTGAAGGCGTAGCGGATCGCGGTCAGCCCGGCGCACAGTGCCAGCACCGTCACGGCATTGGGAATGAAGGCGCGAAGCGGAAGCCCGCGGCCCTCGGCAGGGCTCACTGGCTGGTTCCGTTGAGCAGCGGGTCTTCACCCAGCACGGCGATAATCGTCTCGCCCGCGATCGCGCGCTGGCCGAGCAGCAGGCGCGAGCCCGTGCCTGCGGGAAGATAGACATCGACCCGGCTGCCGAAGCGAATCAGGCCGATCCGCTCGCCATTCGAGACGCGCTGGCCTTCCTTGACGAAGCTCAGGATCCGGCGCGCAACGAGACCGGCGATCTGGGTGAAACCGATTTTCACGCCGCCGTCGCCTTCGACCACGAAATGCTGCCGCTCATTGTCCTCGCTCGCCTTGTCGAGGTCGGCATTGAGGAACTTGCCCGGAACGTACGCGATGCGGCGGATCACGCCTGCGATCGGGGTCCGGTTGATGTGAACGTCGAACACACTCATGAACACCGACACCCGGGTAAATTCTCCCTCGCCCAGCTCGCCGCGAAGTTCGGGCGGCGCCGGCACGCGGGCGATCATGGTGACCAGCCCGTCGGCGGGCGAGACGATCAGCTTGGGGTCGCTCGGCGTGGTCCGGATCGGATCGCGAAAGAAGGCGGCGACCCAGACGGTCACGCCGACCATCAGCCAACCGAGCAGCTCGGTAAAGCCTCCGTCGAGGATCAGCAGGAAGAAGGCGATCGCGCCGGAAATGACGGCGAACTTGCGCCCTTCCGGATGGACCGAGGGAAAGCGCCACTTGACCGCGGTCAGTTGGCTGTCGGGATTGTCGATATGCGCCATGCCTTCCCCTCTAACGAGCCCACGCCCGCGTTGCCAGAGCGGCTTGCCGACGCTACCTGCACGCCGGAATTCCTTCAGCAGGCAGGCATATGACCAAGATCAAGGTGAAAAACCCGGTCGTCGAACTCGACGGCGACGAGATGACCCGCATCATCTGGCAGTGGATCCGCGAGCGGCTGATCCTGCCCTACCTCGATATCGACCTCAAATATTACGATCTTTCGGTCGAGAATCGCGATGCCACCGACGACAAGGTGACGGTCGAGAGCGCCAATGCGATCAAGCAATATGGCGTCGGAGTGAAGTGCGCCACCATCACCCCCGACGAACAGCGCGTCGAGGAATTCAGCCTCAAGAAAATGTGGAAGAGCCCCAACGGCACCATCCGCAACATCCTCGGCGGCGTCGTTTTTCGCGAGCCGATCGTGATCAGCAACGTGCCCCGGCTAATTCCCGGCTGGACCGACCCAATCGTGGTCGGCCGTCATGCGTTTGGTGATCAGTACAAGGCGACCGATTTCCGCGTCCCGGGCGCCGGCAAGCTCACCATCAAGTTCGAAGGCGTCGACGGCGAGGTCATCGAGCATGAAGTGTTCGAGTTCGAAAGCGCCGGCGTCGCGATGGGCATGTACAATGTCGACGAAAGCATCCGCGACTTTGCCCGCGCCTGCCTGAACTACGGCCTGCAGCGCAACTGGCCGGTGTACCTCAGCACCAAGAACACCATCCTCAAGGCCTATGACGGTCGCTTCAAGGATATCTTCCAGGAGATTTACGAAGCCGAATTCAAGGCGAAGTTCGAGGAAGCCGGCATCGAATATCAGCATCGCCTGATCGACGACATGGTCGCTTCGGCGCTCAAGTGGAGCGGCAAGTTCGTCTGGGCCTGCAAGAACTACGACGGCGACGTGCAGTCGGATCAGGTTGCGCAGGGCTTCGGCAGCCTTGGCCTGATGACCAGCGTGCTGATGACCCCCGACGGACAGACCGTCGAGGCCGAAGCGGCACACGGCACCGTCACGCGCCACTACCGCATGCACCAGCAGGGTAAGGCGACCTCGACCAACCCGATCGCCAGCATCTTCGCCTGGACCGGCGGCCTCAAGTTCCGCGGCCGGATCGACGACACCCCCGAGGTCGTGAAGTTCGCCGAAACGCTGGAGCGCGTCTGCGTCGAGACGGTGGAAAGCGGAAAGATGACCAAGGATCTTGCCATCCTAGTTGGTCCCGACCAGCCGTGGATGACCACCGAGCAGTTCTTCGAGGCCGTCGTGCAGAACCTCGACAAGGAAATGCAGGCCGCCTGAGCCGATGCGCCAGGCGTCCGGCACCCTCACCGTCACCGCGCCGCGTCAGGGCCTGCACCTGATCACGGACGCGGTGGCGGCGTGGGTCGCCGACCAGCGGATGAGCGAGGGCCTATTGACCCTCCTCGTCCGCCACACCTCAGCCTCGCTCCTGATCCAGGAGAATGCGGCACCGGCCGCCCGCCGCGATCTCGAGCGCTGGCTGGCGCGGATCGCGCCCGAGTCGTCAGACTACGAACATGACGACGAGGGGCCGGACGACATGCCCGCCCACCTTCGCTCGGCGCTGACGGCCGCCACCCTGTCGATCCCGGTGCTGGATCGCCGGATGCGGCTTGGGATGTGGCAAGGCATTTATCTTTGCGAGCATCTTCGTTCCCCGCGGCGGCGTGAGATCGCCGTGCACCTGATGGGCGAATGAGCCTCGAAAGCGTCAAATCGTGGGTCGCCGCACATGCGCCTGAACTGCGTCTGATCGAAGCGCACGGCAGCACCGCGACCGTCGCCGACGCTGCGGCGACTCTGGGCGTCGAACCGGGCCGAATCGCCAAGACGATCGCGCTGCGGGTCGGCGATCGCATCCTCTTGCTGGTGACACGCGGCGATGCGCGGCTCGACAATCTCAGGTGCAAGGCGGCATTTGGCGGGCGGATCCGCATGCTCGATGCGGAAGCGACGCTTGCCGCCACCGGCCATGTCGTCGGCGGGGTCTGTCCGTTCGGGCTCGCGACGCCGCTGCCAGTCTACGCCGACGTCAGCATGCGCGCCTTCGACACCGTTTATCCCGCCGCCGGAAGTCGCAACGCATCGCTGGAAATCACGCTGGCGCGGCTGGCCGAGGTCACGCACGCGACCTGGGTCGACTGCTGCACGCTGCCCGGCTGATCAGCGGCGCAGGATGCCGTGGGCCAGCACCTGCTGGATCATGGTGAGATTGCTGCCCCGCCCGATCTTGATCTCCAACGGCTGCGCAGCGCCCGCCAGCCAGAACACCATGTCGGCTTCGAGGTCGAAGGTGCCGGCGGTCTCGAGGCTGAAGCGGATGATCGAGCGATAGGGGATGGACTGGATCGAGACTTTCTTGCCGACCCAGCCCTGAATGTTGACCAGGCATAGCCGGCGGTCGGTCAAGAACGCGATGTCGCGCACCGTCTTGAACGCGATCAGCACTTCCTCGCCGTCGAGCAGCAGCGCGGCGTAGCGGCGGGCAATCTCGTCGGTGTCGACCTCGGTAGCCGAGAACAATCCCATCAGGCGAAGCGCTCGCTGACGACCGTGCCGCCTTTGGTCAGCCGCACGCCCTTCACGATCTCGTCCTCGTCGGGGAAGACCGGTCGCCCCGCTTCCTTGTCCCAGAACGCGGATAGGAAGTTGAACAGGTTGCGAGCGTAGAGCGCGCTCGAATCAGCGGGAAGCGAACGGGCGAGATTGGTCGCGCCGATGATCGTGACGCCATGGCGCTCCACATTCTCGCCGGCCACACAGCCCTCGACGTTACCACCGGCGTCGGCCGCCAGATCGACGATGACGCTGCCTGGACGCATGGTCGCGACCTGCGCGTCGCTGATCAGGCGCGGCGCGGGCTTACCCGGAATCAGCGCGGTGGTGATGACGATGTCCTGCTTGGCAAGGTGCGTGGACACGAGCTCGGCCTGCGCCTTGCGATATTCCTCGCTGGTCTCGCCGGCATAGCCCCCCTGCCCTTCGCCTTCGATTCCCGCGACGCCTTCGACGAAGATCGGTTTGGCGCCGAGGCTCTGGATCTGCTCGCGGGTGGCGGAGCGGACGTCGGTCGCGCTGACCTGCGCGCCCAGCCGCCGGGCAGTGGCGATCGCCTGGAGGCCGGCGACGCCCACGCCCATGATGAAGGCTCTCGCCGGGCTGACGGTGCCGGCGGCGGTCATCATCATCGGAAAAGCGCGGCCATAGGCGGCCGCCGCGTCGATCACCGCCTTGTAGCCCGCGAGATTGGACTGCGAGGACAGGACGTCCATTGACTGCGCACGGGTGATGCGCGGCATCCACTCCATCGCCAGCGCCTCGAGCCCGGCGCTGCCGTAGGCGGAGACAGCCTCGCGCCGCCGAAACGGATCAAGGATCCCGACCAGCACCGCGCCGGGCGCGACGCCGCCGAGTGCATCGGCGTCGGGACCGCTGACGCTGAGCACCAGTTCGGCACCATCCAGCACCTCGGCCCGTGGCGCCACCGTGGCCCCCGCGGAAGAAAAATCCTGGTCGCTGATCCCCGCCTGCCGGCCGGCGCCTTCCTCGACGAACACCGAGGCGCCAAGGGCGCTCAGTTTCTTCACCGTTTCGGGAATGGCGGCGACGCGGGTCTCGCCCGGCGCCGTTTCGGCGAGGACCGCGACCTTCAAGTCGGTCAGCTCGCCAGCAGGATCATGACGAGGAAGCCGAGCAGCAGCGCAATCACCACGCCCCACTTCAGCAAGGTGATGAGCAGGCTGTAGTCTTCCTTGGCGCGATTGAAATCGACCGGGCTGTCGGAATTGGACGTGGGTTCGGCGGCCATGATTACTCCCTTGGATTGGCTCTTTGACGATTGTCATAGCCGCAAGGTGGCCTGCTCCCAAGCCCCCTCACCGTCACCGTTTCTTTACTGATGCGAATTAGGTTGGCCGCAGAGGAGCCTTGACCGTGCGCGCCGATACCGTCCGATTCCTGCTGCTGATCGATGCCGATCCCGCCGAGCGACGGGTGGTTGCGTCGACCGCTGCGCGCGCTGGGTGGAATACCCTTGGCAGTCCGTCCGGCGAGCAGGTGCACGAATTGCTCGGCGGACCCAACGGACATGAGGTCAAGGCCGTGCTGGTCGGCCGCTGGGATCCCGAAGCCGGTCCGGCGCTGGTGCGCTCGCTTCGCGGCGATCGCCCGGGCCTGCCGATCATCGTCCTCGCCGAAGGTGGTTCGGTCGGCCAGGCGGTCGACGCAATGCGCGCCGGTGCCAGCGATTTCCTGGTTCGTCCGGTAGCGCCGGAACGATTGCTCGAAGCACTTGCCGTCAACGCCGATCGCCGCCGGGCATCGGGCGAGCTTGCTCCCCTGTCGGAGAAAATGGCGCCGAGCCTCGCGCTCGAGGAATTGGTCGGCGGGGCCCCCGATTTCCGTGCCGCGCTGGCCGTCGCCGCAAAAGCCGCTCGCAGCCGGCTGCCGCTGCTGATCATTGGCGAAGCGGGGTCGGGCAAGGAGACGGTCGCCCGCGCCGTCCACGAAGCCAGTCCGCGCAGCCGTTCCTCTTTTGTCGCGCTCGACTGCCGGGCGGTGCCCGCCAATATCGTCGACAGCGAATTGTTCGGCCATGT contains:
- the hisH gene encoding imidazole glycerol phosphate synthase subunit HisH, whose translation is MNVVTLVDLGYGNLGSIETALRRLGTEVRRTSEAAGITGAERLLLPGVGAAGFAMQRIASLGLAEALRGFAGPALGICLGMHLLFERSEEGDVALLGLLPGDVRKMTPSATVTIPHMGWSKIETDSAEIGLTSGDYVYFAHSYAAPDGPSTIARAHHGIPVPAVVRSDNWTGAQFHPERSGPVGARFLEAWLTA
- the hisB gene encoding imidazoleglycerol-phosphate dehydratase HisB — encoded protein: MSLARRLARPAILALEPFDLGNREVSPDAILLDANESPFGPLSGGNLAAGVNRYPEPQPQRLRAVMAALYGVVSTQFLVTRGGDDAIDLLCRTFLRGSEDAVAVTSPSFTAYAHFARVQGAGVIDIPLTETFDLDPDAVIAGVKGEPRTKLLFLCTPNNPTGNAVDPADILRIADALPDVMILADEAYIEFSDTPSLAGEAVVRLNLLVLKTLSKAFALAGARVGGLIGPAETLEIVARVLPPYPLPTPSIAAALDALQPARRAVHRERIAQLLAERERMAPLLAASPYVRKVYPSAGNFLFLETIDTEQLAARLSADGIRVRYRPKAAPGGIRLTIGTRAENDAALAAFGATVERKAPRRAEIARDTKETRIALAIDLDRAEPRQIATGIPYYDHMLDQVAAHGGFSLILSCDGDLDIDPHHSIEDVAIALGQGLKAALGDKRGIGRFGFALPMDETEAQVLIDLSGRPYCRFEGDFVASHIGDYPTEMTQHVFRSLADSLDAAIHVKVAGENDHHKVEACFKAFGRTLRQALAIEGKGDSLPSTKGML
- a CDS encoding phosphatidylcholine/phosphatidylserine synthase, coding for MSPAEGRGLPLRAFIPNAVTVLALCAGLTAIRYAFNEDWEKAMIAIVVAGVLDGLDGNIARMLKANSKFGAELDSLCDNIGFGTAPALILFQFSLDSAPKFGWTVALALAVSCALRLARFNARIDADVQPHKSAGFNTGVPAPVGAGLAFAPVYLWLITGNDLFRDWQLVMPWTLFIAVLMISAIPTFSWTSIRIRRSWRIVGLAGVALLAAALINEPWITLLAVSFAYLASVPFSLLSYGRVKRRRAAEAVPTPAG
- the hisIE gene encoding bifunctional phosphoribosyl-AMP cyclohydrolase/phosphoribosyl-ATP diphosphatase HisIE, which codes for MSDERSLDLDALAWEKMDGLLPAVVQDAATDQLLMLGYMNREALGATMSDGLVTFYSRSKQRLWRKGESSGNVLRLVSIAADCDRDALLIRANPAGPTCHRGTDSCFGEAGLGAGWLGKLERIVAERASADPAQSYTASLLAEGPAKAAQKVGEEGVEVALAAVSRDTAGLADEAADLLFHLLVVLRSRGLDLASVIAVLQARHLSR
- a CDS encoding NADP-dependent isocitrate dehydrogenase, translated to MTKIKVKNPVVELDGDEMTRIIWQWIRERLILPYLDIDLKYYDLSVENRDATDDKVTVESANAIKQYGVGVKCATITPDEQRVEEFSLKKMWKSPNGTIRNILGGVVFREPIVISNVPRLIPGWTDPIVVGRHAFGDQYKATDFRVPGAGKLTIKFEGVDGEVIEHEVFEFESAGVAMGMYNVDESIRDFARACLNYGLQRNWPVYLSTKNTILKAYDGRFKDIFQEIYEAEFKAKFEEAGIEYQHRLIDDMVASALKWSGKFVWACKNYDGDVQSDQVAQGFGSLGLMTSVLMTPDGQTVEAEAAHGTVTRHYRMHQQGKATSTNPIASIFAWTGGLKFRGRIDDTPEVVKFAETLERVCVETVESGKMTKDLAILVGPDQPWMTTEQFFEAVVQNLDKEMQAA
- a CDS encoding HisA/HisF-related TIM barrel protein — translated: MILYPAMDLIGGRIVRLRQGRFDEVTFYDPLPADALRSFADDGAQWAHIVDLDGAKAGMPVQHDLLKALAAATPLRLQVAGGVRTADHVAALLDAGASRVVIGSLAVRDPAATIALLDRFGPERITLSLDVRVDSEPMVATHGWQEDSGLSLWDVAARYPTARHLLLTDIGRDGMLEGPNHALLAQAVERLPHLDIQASGGVTSLDDLRGLTTAGAILGRAMWEGHLPLAEALRARR
- the hisD gene encoding histidinol dehydrogenase, whose product is MTPLSWSDLDVEARAAALARPPARRSPELVAGVTAILEEVRSGGWNALCRIAERIDGRAPEAVAIAPLATAARASLPADAVAAMELAADNIRRFHDASRPADTRVETMPGLVVEKVWRPLDRVGLYVPGGATPLFSTLLMLALPARAAGVREIVVVTPPSPGGLDPAIALAAELCGIDSIWTVGGAQAIAALAFGAGDIPPCPKICGPGNAWVAEAKTQASALPGGPAIDMPAGPSELMVIADRNASPVMVAADLLSQAEHDASAQVLLVSDTTEIASAALAEVERQVAELPRADLARRSLDHGRAIVVRDLAEAASVANIYAPEHLCLAVDDPEPLIAAINNAGAIFAGHAAAESFGDYLAGSSHVLPTDGAARAWSGITVHSFMKAISIQRVSESAGQALAAPAAALARLESLEAHARAAEARAAA
- a CDS encoding phosphatidylserine decarboxylase, which produces MAHIDNPDSQLTAVKWRFPSVHPEGRKFAVISGAIAFFLLILDGGFTELLGWLMVGVTVWVAAFFRDPIRTTPSDPKLIVSPADGLVTMIARVPAPPELRGELGEGEFTRVSVFMSVFDVHINRTPIAGVIRRIAYVPGKFLNADLDKASEDNERQHFVVEGDGGVKIGFTQIAGLVARRILSFVKEGQRVSNGERIGLIRFGSRVDVYLPAGTGSRLLLGQRAIAGETIIAVLGEDPLLNGTSQ
- the hisF gene encoding imidazole glycerol phosphate synthase subunit HisF, giving the protein MPAARIIPCLDVANGRVTKGVRFRDHRDIGDIVEHALRYSAEGADELVFYEIKASAEGRSVDLGWVRDIANVIDIPFCVAGGIRDRDTAAAVLDAGADKVSINSPALETPSLITDLARDFGSQCIVVGIDSLKDAHGDYRVKQYTGDAAATRDSGRLTVEWAQEAAERGAGEIVLNAMAEDGVRAGYDLPHARAVMNVVSVPLIVSGGAGAPEHFRDAFRAGASGALAATVFHDRLIEIGGLKNWLAGEGVEVRR